In a single window of the Roseofilum reptotaenium CS-1145 genome:
- a CDS encoding peptidase, with the protein MAPWRWIAKRLNLSRQGLCLRSCMGMMMRPIAYAIATVLLAVFSCTTILALPPRIRVSPPQAHPLPPLLAQWHDPEELGDYFEAIKPLKIGYLIWSQFPVQVGLDIETPDPRWVEAVTRAIQEWQAYFPLEISDRPDQAHIIIHRQRPPLKLGPDGQLGRVRSATTNYELYLGSLPHPPDREYLLHRCEIFLTPNQTSEYTLATARHELGHAIGIWGHSPEPTDALYFSQVPNPPPISSRDLNTLKRIYQQPTHLGWPVPSQHSRLWGYKISLPTLPSLQSLPTLPPLPMLPALPKLPQLPKLPPYPKQSYLKVGGVSVQTHTQ; encoded by the coding sequence ATGGCTCCTTGGCGATGGATAGCCAAAAGGTTAAACCTTTCCCGTCAAGGTCTATGCTTAAGATCTTGCATGGGCATGATGATGCGACCCATCGCTTACGCGATCGCCACAGTCTTGTTGGCGGTCTTTTCTTGTACAACCATTCTAGCCCTTCCCCCCAGAATTAGGGTTTCTCCACCGCAAGCCCATCCCCTCCCCCCCCTTTTAGCCCAATGGCACGATCCGGAAGAACTTGGAGACTATTTTGAAGCCATTAAACCCCTCAAAATTGGGTATTTAATTTGGTCTCAATTCCCCGTACAAGTGGGTCTCGATATCGAGACCCCCGATCCGCGTTGGGTTGAAGCCGTCACCCGTGCCATTCAGGAATGGCAAGCCTATTTTCCCTTAGAAATTAGCGATCGCCCCGATCAAGCCCATATCATCATTCACCGACAGCGCCCTCCCCTCAAACTCGGCCCCGATGGTCAGCTTGGACGCGTGCGATCGGCTACCACTAACTATGAACTCTATCTTGGGTCTCTCCCCCATCCGCCCGATCGGGAATACCTGCTCCATCGCTGTGAAATCTTCCTGACTCCAAATCAAACCTCAGAATATACCCTCGCCACTGCTCGTCACGAACTGGGCCATGCGATCGGCATTTGGGGCCATTCTCCCGAACCCACCGATGCGCTCTATTTCTCCCAAGTGCCCAATCCTCCCCCCATCTCCTCCCGCGACCTCAATACCTTGAAACGCATTTATCAACAACCCACCCACCTCGGTTGGCCAGTGCCGTCACAACACTCTCGTCTATGGGGTTACAAGATCTCTCTACCCACCCTGCCCAGCCTTCAGTCTCTACCTACCCTACCTCCCCTCCCGATGCTTCCTGCATTGCCCAAACTCCCCCAACTGCCGAAATTACCTCCTTATCCTAAGCAATCTTATCTAAAAGTTGGCGGCGTTTCTGTTCAAACTCATACTCAGTAA
- the secG gene encoding preprotein translocase subunit SecG → MSVVSILQIVWAISAFSLVVLILLHSPKGDGIGGIGGQAQLFTSAKSAETTLNRTTWALTVLFLGLTVVLSAGWLEPVG, encoded by the coding sequence ATGAGTGTTGTCAGTATCCTACAAATTGTTTGGGCCATCTCAGCCTTTAGTCTGGTGGTCTTAATTCTTCTCCATAGTCCGAAAGGAGACGGTATTGGCGGTATTGGCGGCCAAGCCCAATTATTTACCAGTGCTAAAAGTGCTGAAACAACCTTAAATCGGACAACCTGGGCTTTAACTGTTCTCTTTCTTGGCTTAACGGTAGTGTTAAGCGCTGGATGGTTAGAACCCGTTGGTTAA
- a CDS encoding TVP38/TMEM64 family protein, with the protein MNRGLGQRAIALILIASGVAFMIIVLQGKNMQDLLKTLLISIQYSQQGIIAYILLYNLATVLLIPAVILTLGGGAIYGVFWGSIYVFIASTLGATLAFLLGRYVSRDWAIRKLSQYPKFLALDRAVVKSGFKIVLLTRLSPIFPFNLLNYTFGVMQVSLQDYVLGSIGMIPGIVGYTYIGSLIGDITQLGNSSLDLGIRGQIVQGTIYAIGTLATLSLIMYGSKLAQKTLEETL; encoded by the coding sequence ATGAACAGGGGTCTAGGTCAACGAGCGATCGCCTTAATCTTAATTGCATCTGGTGTTGCCTTCATGATTATCGTTCTGCAAGGGAAAAATATGCAGGACTTGCTCAAAACCCTCCTGATCTCAATTCAATATTCTCAACAGGGTATTATCGCTTATATTCTCTTGTATAATCTTGCTACTGTACTATTAATTCCCGCTGTCATTTTAACCCTGGGTGGTGGTGCAATCTATGGCGTATTCTGGGGATCGATTTATGTATTTATTGCTTCCACATTAGGGGCAACTTTGGCATTTCTATTAGGACGGTATGTTTCGAGGGATTGGGCAATCCGCAAACTCTCCCAATATCCCAAATTTCTTGCCCTCGATCGGGCAGTTGTTAAATCTGGATTTAAGATTGTATTATTAACTCGCTTATCTCCTATTTTTCCCTTTAATTTACTCAATTATACCTTTGGAGTGATGCAAGTTTCTCTTCAAGATTATGTTTTGGGATCGATCGGTATGATTCCGGGTATTGTTGGTTATACTTATATTGGTTCTTTAATCGGGGATATTACCCAATTAGGGAATTCCAGTCTGGATTTAGGGATCAGAGGACAGATAGTTCAAGGTACAATTTATGCGATCGGGACTTTAGCAACCTTAAGCTTAATTATGTATGGCTCAAAATTAGCTCAGAAAACTCTAGAAGAAACGCTATAA
- the rnc gene encoding ribonuclease III — MPRSSQPIQLPTLKDEALWLHALTHRSYTNEHSDTLEDNEALEFLGDAVLGFLVSELIYKRYGSSVNITEAQMTRLRSKLVDEKQLARLAGELGIGDLMRLGKGAIQNNAQNNPALLSDTLEAIIGAYYLDAGIVKVRQFVTRLFTDIADDLIESSDDQTLPNLIDSKGKFQQWALKEYQQTPDYKLVKEAGEDHEKIFWVEVWVKGKKYGEGQGRRKKEAEKKAAEDALQHVGG; from the coding sequence ATGCCTCGTTCCAGTCAACCCATTCAACTGCCAACCCTAAAAGATGAAGCTCTTTGGCTTCATGCTTTAACCCATCGATCCTATACAAATGAGCATTCAGATACCCTCGAAGATAACGAAGCATTAGAGTTTTTGGGAGATGCGGTTTTAGGGTTTTTGGTCAGTGAACTCATTTATAAGCGGTACGGCAGTTCCGTAAACATTACAGAAGCTCAAATGACACGATTGCGCTCTAAATTAGTCGATGAAAAGCAATTAGCGCGATTAGCCGGAGAATTAGGTATAGGTGACCTGATGCGTTTGGGGAAAGGGGCAATCCAAAACAATGCCCAGAACAATCCAGCTTTACTCAGTGATACATTAGAAGCCATTATTGGTGCATATTATTTAGATGCTGGTATCGTCAAAGTGCGGCAGTTTGTCACCCGTTTGTTTACAGACATTGCTGATGATTTGATAGAGTCATCGGACGATCAAACTCTTCCCAACTTAATTGATAGTAAAGGAAAATTTCAGCAATGGGCATTGAAAGAATATCAACAAACACCAGACTATAAATTAGTTAAAGAAGCGGGAGAAGATCATGAGAAAATTTTCTGGGTTGAAGTTTGGGTAAAGGGGAAAAAGTATGGAGAAGGTCAAGGTCGTCGCAAAAAGGAAGCTGAGAAAAAAGCTGCTGAAGATGCCTTGCAGCATGTCGGTGGTTAG
- the gpmI gene encoding 2,3-bisphosphoglycerate-independent phosphoglycerate mutase encodes MAKAPISPVVLVILDGWGYREATDGNAIAVAKTPIMDSLQAAYPNTLIQTSGKAVGLPQGQMGNSEVGHMNIGAGRIVKQELLRISDAVEEGSLPENPALQKVCEQVKSHSSKLHLIGLCSDGGVHSHLDHLLGLLKLAKTQEIEQVCIHAIMDGRDTYPTDGVKNLEKLQAELNCMGVGKIVTLMGRYYAMDRDRRWDRVQKAYQVLIDDTITAQGDAISLLKASYEQGITDEFAIPVRCAPGSVEPGDGIIFFNFRPDRARQLTQAFVDPDFDGFDRTLIDPLSFVTFTQYDSHLPVSVAFEPQDLNNILAEVLAQQGLQQFRTAETEKYAHVTYFFNGGLEDPVEGEDRELIPSPQVPTYDSQPSMSAEAVTETAIAAIEEQVYSMVVMNYANPDMVGHTGIMEAAVEAIETVDRCLGHLIEAIGKVGGTTIIIADHGNAELMYDEKGNPWTAHTTNPVPFILIEGEKRKIPGHGNNVALRSDGCLADIAPTILEILQIPQPKEMTGKSMFQNPVYEVQTNRSPVSLSR; translated from the coding sequence ATGGCAAAAGCACCGATATCTCCTGTGGTGCTGGTCATTTTAGATGGCTGGGGTTACCGTGAAGCCACCGACGGAAACGCCATTGCCGTCGCGAAAACACCCATAATGGATAGCCTACAGGCAGCTTACCCTAATACATTAATTCAAACCTCTGGAAAAGCTGTCGGGTTACCTCAAGGGCAAATGGGTAACTCAGAAGTGGGTCATATGAACATTGGCGCAGGCCGAATTGTAAAACAAGAACTACTTCGCATTAGTGATGCAGTAGAAGAAGGTTCCTTACCAGAGAACCCCGCTTTACAAAAGGTCTGTGAGCAAGTCAAATCTCACTCTAGCAAACTCCATCTGATTGGACTTTGCTCAGATGGAGGGGTTCATTCCCACCTAGACCATCTATTGGGATTACTAAAACTAGCCAAAACACAGGAGATTGAACAAGTCTGTATTCATGCGATCATGGATGGTCGTGACACCTATCCCACCGATGGGGTGAAAAACCTGGAAAAACTGCAAGCAGAACTCAACTGCATGGGAGTCGGGAAAATTGTCACCCTCATGGGCCGCTATTATGCCATGGATCGCGATCGCCGATGGGATCGGGTGCAAAAAGCCTATCAAGTCCTCATCGACGATACTATTACTGCTCAAGGGGACGCGATCTCACTCTTAAAAGCATCCTATGAGCAAGGAATCACCGATGAGTTTGCGATCCCTGTCCGTTGCGCTCCAGGTTCAGTAGAACCGGGGGATGGCATAATCTTTTTTAACTTCCGCCCCGATCGCGCTCGGCAGCTTACCCAAGCCTTCGTCGATCCCGATTTTGACGGATTTGATCGGACTCTCATCGATCCCCTGTCCTTTGTCACGTTTACCCAATATGACTCCCATCTGCCGGTGTCTGTGGCCTTTGAACCCCAAGACCTGAATAATATTTTGGCAGAGGTTTTGGCCCAACAAGGACTACAACAGTTTCGCACCGCAGAAACCGAAAAATATGCCCATGTAACCTATTTCTTTAATGGGGGACTCGAAGATCCAGTAGAAGGAGAAGACCGAGAATTAATTCCCTCTCCCCAGGTTCCCACCTACGATAGCCAGCCGAGTATGTCTGCTGAAGCCGTGACGGAAACGGCGATCGCTGCCATTGAAGAACAGGTTTATTCTATGGTAGTGATGAATTATGCCAATCCGGATATGGTGGGTCATACAGGAATCATGGAAGCAGCCGTTGAGGCCATTGAAACGGTCGATCGCTGCTTAGGTCATCTGATCGAGGCGATTGGTAAAGTCGGAGGAACCACAATTATTATTGCCGACCATGGCAATGCCGAACTCATGTACGATGAGAAAGGGAATCCTTGGACAGCCCATACGACGAACCCCGTGCCTTTTATCCTGATTGAAGGTGAAAAGCGTAAAATTCCCGGCCATGGCAACAATGTTGCCTTGAGAAGCGATGGTTGTTTGGCAGACATTGCCCCTACCATCCTGGAAATTCTACAAATTCCTCAACCCAAGGAAATGACCGGGAAATCCATGTTTCAGAACCCTGTCTATGAAGTGCAAACCAATCGATCGCCGGTTTCCCTCTCTCGGTAA
- a CDS encoding ATP-binding protein: MTKQIVSQQKNAHFFPLRLILVLPFITQIIVAVSLTGYFSIRNGQKAVNDVVRQLRQEVVARVKLHLTSFMAKPIEINQMNARAIALGMLDIGDRSELMQHFWNQSQSFGQTVPLFIFFGNAAGGYAGAGLFDLGEKNIELAYTPDFKPGGLHSYVADEMGYETSQPYYEEDGAIVANNYDSRQRPWFREAVKAKKATWTDVYIYAEGILGTTASQPLYDNDGQLLGVTAVDFSLEGISKFLGQIEVGKTGKVFIIERDGFLVGSSSDESPYVKALTGEEAQKLPANESEMPLIRQTALAIQEKFQGFESIDEENQLEFMIDSQRQFASISPFQDNYGLDWLIVVVVSEADFMEQIDANTRNTVLLCLLALIAAALLGLYTSRWVTQPVLGLARSAEALSREDLEQEVSGGTISELNTLANAFNRMAIQLKASFETLEGRVRERTAELAIAKEKAEIANQAKSTFVANMSHELRSPLNAILGFGQIMTRSQTLPKEHQENVSIINRSGEHLLTLINNILDLSKIEAGRITLNEKNFDLHQLLGDIEDMLHLKAEAKGLQLLVEHTNEIPQYIRTDEVKLRQVLINLINNAIKFTEEGGISVRVGKESQNENSTRILFEVEDTGAGIAPEELDKLFEAFVQTESGKQAQEGTGLGLPISRKFVQLMGGDIQVKSQVNKGTTFSFEIKATIVKESDIERKAPKRPVIALETNQPRYRILIVDDKPLNRQLLIKLLSPLGLSLKEASNGQEAIEIWEEWEPQLIWMDMRMPVMDGYTATQKIKATTKGQAVAIIALTASVLEEEKVVVLSAGCNDFMRKPFREEEIFQKMEEHIGVRFLYEEIESAPSKEEEIQESIEEKIKALPDTLKEKLQDVILRSDLSGIAGTVLEIRQFDEVLAETVQQFCDRFEYDKVLNWLS, translated from the coding sequence TTGACTAAGCAAATCGTTTCTCAACAAAAAAACGCTCACTTCTTCCCTTTACGCCTTATTCTTGTCCTTCCTTTTATTACCCAAATTATTGTAGCAGTTAGCCTAACGGGATATTTTTCCATCCGCAACGGTCAAAAAGCAGTCAATGATGTTGTCCGTCAACTCCGCCAAGAAGTTGTTGCCCGCGTTAAACTTCACTTGACCAGCTTTATGGCTAAACCCATTGAAATCAATCAAATGAATGCCAGAGCGATCGCTCTCGGTATGCTCGATATTGGCGATCGCTCGGAATTAATGCAACATTTTTGGAATCAGAGTCAGAGTTTTGGCCAAACCGTACCGCTCTTTATTTTCTTTGGGAATGCTGCTGGAGGTTATGCAGGTGCGGGATTATTTGATTTGGGCGAAAAGAATATCGAATTAGCTTATACACCGGATTTCAAGCCAGGGGGCTTACATAGCTATGTCGCCGATGAAATGGGTTATGAAACCTCGCAACCCTACTATGAAGAAGATGGCGCGATCGTTGCCAACAATTATGATTCACGGCAGCGTCCTTGGTTTCGCGAAGCAGTAAAAGCAAAAAAAGCGACTTGGACAGATGTTTATATCTATGCAGAAGGAATTTTGGGAACAACAGCCAGTCAACCCCTTTATGACAATGACGGCCAACTTCTCGGCGTTACAGCCGTAGATTTTTCCTTGGAGGGAATTAGCAAGTTCTTGGGTCAAATTGAAGTCGGAAAAACGGGTAAAGTTTTTATTATCGAGCGCGATGGCTTTCTGGTGGGTAGTTCCAGCGACGAATCACCTTATGTCAAAGCTCTCACAGGAGAAGAAGCACAGAAATTGCCAGCAAATGAGAGTGAAATGCCCTTAATTCGTCAAACAGCCCTAGCAATACAAGAAAAATTTCAAGGTTTTGAATCGATCGACGAGGAAAATCAACTCGAATTTATGATTGATAGTCAACGTCAGTTTGCCAGCATTTCCCCCTTTCAAGACAATTATGGTTTGGATTGGTTGATCGTTGTCGTGGTTTCCGAAGCTGATTTTATGGAGCAGATCGATGCCAATACCCGAAATACGGTTTTACTCTGTCTTTTAGCACTCATCGCTGCTGCACTCCTCGGACTCTATACCTCGCGCTGGGTGACTCAACCCGTTTTGGGTTTGGCGCGATCGGCAGAAGCCCTGTCTCGCGAAGATTTAGAGCAGGAAGTCTCTGGCGGGACAATTTCCGAACTCAATACTCTTGCGAATGCCTTTAATCGCATGGCAATCCAGCTTAAAGCATCATTTGAAACCCTCGAAGGCCGAGTCCGAGAGCGAACTGCGGAACTGGCGATCGCCAAAGAAAAAGCCGAAATTGCCAATCAAGCCAAAAGTACTTTTGTTGCCAATATGAGCCACGAGTTGAGGAGTCCCCTCAATGCCATTCTCGGTTTCGGGCAAATTATGACCCGCTCCCAAACATTGCCCAAGGAACATCAAGAAAATGTCAGTATTATCAATCGCAGTGGCGAACATTTGCTCACCTTGATTAACAACATCTTGGATCTCTCGAAAATTGAAGCTGGACGCATAACCCTCAATGAGAAAAACTTCGATCTCCATCAGCTTCTCGGAGATATTGAAGATATGCTCCACCTCAAAGCCGAAGCCAAAGGACTGCAACTTTTAGTCGAGCATACCAACGAGATCCCTCAATATATTCGCACCGATGAAGTCAAACTGCGTCAAGTGTTAATCAACCTCATTAACAACGCCATTAAATTTACCGAAGAAGGGGGCATTTCCGTTCGAGTGGGCAAAGAATCCCAAAACGAAAATTCGACTCGCATTCTATTTGAAGTCGAAGATACCGGAGCGGGAATTGCTCCTGAAGAACTCGACAAGCTCTTTGAAGCCTTTGTCCAAACCGAAAGCGGAAAACAAGCACAAGAAGGAACCGGCTTAGGTTTGCCCATTTCTCGCAAATTCGTGCAACTGATGGGAGGCGATATCCAAGTCAAGTCGCAAGTCAACAAAGGCACGACCTTTTCCTTTGAAATCAAAGCTACCATCGTTAAAGAGAGTGATATTGAACGTAAAGCCCCCAAACGTCCAGTTATTGCTCTCGAAACCAACCAACCCCGCTATCGCATCCTCATCGTCGATGACAAACCCCTCAATCGCCAACTTTTAATCAAACTCCTCTCTCCCTTGGGATTGTCACTCAAAGAAGCGAGTAATGGACAAGAAGCTATCGAAATCTGGGAAGAGTGGGAACCGCAACTGATTTGGATGGATATGCGAATGCCAGTAATGGATGGCTATACTGCCACGCAAAAGATCAAAGCAACAACAAAAGGGCAAGCCGTGGCAATAATTGCTCTCACTGCAAGCGTCTTAGAAGAAGAAAAAGTGGTGGTACTATCGGCCGGGTGCAACGATTTTATGAGGAAGCCATTTCGAGAGGAAGAGATTTTCCAGAAGATGGAAGAACATATCGGAGTGCGCTTTCTTTACGAGGAAATTGAGAGCGCGCCGAGTAAAGAAGAAGAAATTCAAGAATCCATTGAAGAAAAAATAAAAGCGTTACCGGACACCCTAAAAGAGAAATTACAAGATGTTATCTTGAGATCGGATTTAAGTGGGATCGCTGGGACAGTTCTAGAAATTCGTCAATTTGATGAAGTTCTGGCGGAAACTGTGCAACAATTCTGCGATCGCTTTGAATACGATAAAGTTCTAAATTGGTTGAGCTAA
- a CDS encoding HhoA/HhoB/HtrA family serine endopeptidase, translating to MSLLVKRAIAYLGVFVMGSSAGWLGSRYLERDRVLSYSDSSALPVVLPPLPQPSAIAKSTEPIPTNFIARAVEKVGPAVVRIDATRRVKSQISPPFRNPLLDRFFGDDIPAEPERLERGTGSGLILSTQGQLITNAHVVEGADVVDITLRDGRTFEGVVLGRDRVTDIAVVKIEAQGLPVVEIGGSEPLVPGQWAIAIGNPLGLDNTVTAGIISATGRSSAQVGIPDKRVRFIQTDAAINPGNSGGPLLNEQGQVIGINTAIRADAQGLGFAIPIETALRVADQLFTTGTAEHPFLGIQMVDLTPAAKSLLQQQQFPIAESLNEGVIITGIVKNSPAENSQLQPGDIILRVDGIPVQKATEVQELVEQSTVGELLFLEVNRAGQKVEISIRPGTLPQSQP from the coding sequence ATGAGCTTATTGGTTAAACGAGCGATCGCTTATCTGGGTGTATTTGTTATGGGAAGTAGTGCAGGTTGGCTAGGGAGCCGATATCTGGAGCGAGATCGGGTTTTAAGCTATTCCGATTCTTCTGCGCTTCCTGTTGTGTTGCCTCCCTTACCTCAACCTTCGGCGATCGCTAAATCAACAGAGCCTATCCCCACTAATTTTATTGCTAGAGCTGTGGAAAAAGTAGGACCGGCCGTAGTCAGAATTGATGCGACTCGACGAGTAAAATCTCAGATTTCTCCACCGTTTCGCAATCCGTTATTGGATCGGTTCTTTGGAGATGATATCCCTGCTGAACCGGAACGGTTAGAGCGGGGAACGGGATCGGGGTTGATTTTGAGTACCCAAGGACAGTTGATTACCAATGCCCATGTGGTTGAAGGTGCAGATGTGGTAGATATTACGCTTCGAGATGGGCGAACTTTTGAGGGCGTGGTCTTGGGTAGAGATCGGGTGACGGATATTGCTGTAGTTAAAATTGAGGCTCAGGGCTTGCCTGTGGTAGAAATCGGTGGCTCAGAGCCTTTAGTACCGGGACAATGGGCGATCGCCATTGGCAATCCGTTAGGTTTAGACAATACGGTGACGGCTGGGATTATTAGTGCCACGGGGCGATCGAGCGCTCAAGTCGGTATTCCGGATAAGCGCGTGCGTTTTATTCAAACTGATGCCGCCATTAATCCGGGAAATTCCGGAGGACCCTTATTAAATGAGCAGGGCCAAGTAATTGGCATTAATACAGCCATTCGTGCTGATGCCCAAGGATTGGGATTTGCCATTCCCATTGAAACTGCCCTACGGGTCGCCGATCAATTATTTACCACAGGTACAGCCGAACATCCGTTTTTGGGCATTCAAATGGTCGATTTAACCCCTGCCGCTAAATCTTTATTGCAACAACAGCAATTCCCGATCGCTGAAAGCCTCAATGAAGGAGTGATTATTACAGGAATTGTCAAGAATTCCCCAGCGGAAAATTCCCAATTACAACCTGGAGATATTATTCTGAGGGTCGATGGAATTCCTGTACAAAAGGCCACGGAAGTCCAAGAGCTAGTAGAACAATCTACCGTGGGCGAATTATTGTTTTTAGAAGTTAATCGAGCAGGTCAGAAAGTAGAGATTTCTATTCGCCCTGGAACCTTGCCCCAGTCCCAACCCTAA
- a CDS encoding AAA-like domain-containing protein yields the protein MKSGHQYSIMSRSLKVAPQFISQVKAAVKRQDYPRQKDLADELQLSLATVSNYLNGKAVDNVNFQEISERLEQDVEAIAIFEDTTDRPEDSPAIALLLQNPSPLYIQRPPIESSCHSALIHPGALLRIKSPRLMGKTALMARTLVQLTQEGYRFAYLNFHLAHETDFSHIDAFLKWFCISFGHSLGIPNQLKNYWDEEFSTSKVDTTDYVQNYLLPKAKSPVILCLDEVDRIFPYPQVASEFLGLLRAWHERGKVESVWQQLRLVVVHSTEVYIPLNINESPFNVGVPIELSEFTLSQVQEFAQQHQQNWSQSSVEQLMEMVGGHPYLIEQAFSHYRTDPDSLELLLKEAPTEAGIYVNHLRHLWNIVQQHPDLVKALSAVIESDTPVRLDSMDAYKLYSLGLVKRQGNNVFPSCRLYRDYFRDFLP from the coding sequence GTGAAATCAGGTCATCAGTACTCTATCATGTCGCGATCGCTAAAAGTTGCCCCCCAATTTATTTCCCAGGTTAAAGCAGCCGTGAAACGCCAAGATTATCCCCGTCAGAAAGATTTGGCAGATGAGTTGCAGCTATCTCTGGCGACGGTGAGTAACTATCTGAATGGGAAAGCGGTGGATAATGTGAATTTCCAGGAGATTAGCGAACGACTGGAGCAGGATGTGGAGGCGATCGCCATTTTCGAGGATACCACAGATCGGCCAGAGGATAGCCCGGCGATCGCTCTCCTGCTGCAAAACCCCTCGCCCCTTTACATCCAACGTCCTCCCATTGAATCATCTTGCCACAGTGCCCTCATCCATCCCGGTGCATTATTGAGGATAAAATCCCCCCGTCTGATGGGAAAAACTGCACTCATGGCGAGAACTTTAGTGCAACTGACTCAGGAAGGTTATCGGTTTGCCTATCTCAACTTTCACCTAGCCCATGAAACCGACTTCAGCCATATTGATGCCTTTCTCAAATGGTTTTGTATCAGTTTCGGGCACAGTTTAGGCATTCCCAATCAGTTGAAAAATTACTGGGATGAAGAGTTTTCCACCTCCAAAGTCGATACCACCGACTATGTGCAGAACTATCTGCTTCCCAAAGCCAAATCTCCCGTTATCTTATGCTTAGATGAAGTAGACCGAATTTTTCCCTATCCTCAAGTTGCCTCGGAATTTTTAGGCTTACTTCGAGCCTGGCACGAGCGGGGAAAAGTGGAATCGGTTTGGCAGCAGTTGCGTTTGGTTGTTGTCCATTCCACGGAAGTCTATATTCCCCTAAACATTAACGAATCTCCCTTTAATGTTGGCGTGCCCATTGAATTATCAGAATTTACCCTTTCCCAGGTGCAAGAATTTGCCCAACAGCATCAACAGAATTGGAGTCAATCTTCTGTAGAGCAACTGATGGAAATGGTAGGAGGTCATCCTTATCTGATTGAGCAAGCATTTTCCCATTATCGCACTGACCCGGATTCCTTGGAACTGCTCTTAAAAGAAGCACCCACAGAAGCCGGAATTTATGTCAATCACCTGCGCCATCTCTGGAATATTGTGCAACAGCATCCTGATTTAGTGAAGGCGTTATCGGCAGTGATTGAATCGGATACTCCCGTGCGTTTGGACTCCATGGATGCTTACAAGTTGTACAGTTTAGGATTAGTGAAACGACAGGGTAATAATGTCTTCCCCAGTTGTCGATTATATCGAGACTACTTTCGGGATTTTTTGCCCTAA
- a CDS encoding NINE protein, translating into MLNKEKSRKVGMILAFSGMLIPIAGLHKFYLGQPLWGAIYLLLSWTPIPHVASAIDGVWYLVQNDEEFNQNYPGPVPVIPGLKIPQVNWSKFWPKQDSTPTGPIRDQVESVADALRQLEALRQEGLITEYEFEQKRRQLLDKIA; encoded by the coding sequence GTGTTGAATAAGGAAAAGAGTCGAAAAGTGGGTATGATTTTGGCGTTTTCTGGGATGTTGATTCCGATCGCCGGATTGCATAAGTTTTATTTAGGTCAACCTTTATGGGGAGCGATCTATTTATTATTGTCTTGGACTCCAATTCCCCATGTGGCTAGCGCAATTGATGGTGTGTGGTATTTGGTACAAAATGATGAAGAATTTAACCAGAATTATCCCGGCCCGGTTCCTGTTATTCCAGGACTGAAAATCCCCCAAGTGAATTGGTCAAAGTTCTGGCCAAAGCAGGATTCTACACCTACTGGCCCGATCCGAGACCAGGTGGAGTCGGTAGCGGATGCCCTACGGCAGTTAGAGGCTTTGCGTCAAGAGGGACTGATTACTGAGTATGAGTTTGAACAGAAACGCCGCCAACTTTTAGATAAGATTGCTTAG